In a single window of the Rhizoctonia solani chromosome 16, complete sequence genome:
- a CDS encoding COG4 transport domain-containing protein yields the protein MKLLISLGFIALFPLVSRAQYTNKCTLLEVRKEWRALTRAERKAWIDANNCLNKKPSNGKLNLEVDTSKYNNPFFYIPPYNSSGSYYDDLVYVHMNLNPVIHFTGQFLPWHRVYLFERTNALRQECGYKGVAPYWDTVDFVGSKIWDTDPKSGLGGFSNDSSDDYTIHDGALDIYLTYPSPHKLRRHYRPYPYNNPRGNYSKVKATDTFTPAEVRKLLAQPEGNFTKFQSYLERPVGMHSSIHAMLGGDMSSRCPAGTKGSETCPVHEAATFSANDVTFHLHHGNVDRLWWLWQEKSDKNKYAFHGGSVQNTSALDQYPNGQPPWLDKSTRVPNDEALSKSEAEESELSHSLAEIIADRDRIRTALARLENLVPMLDGLVQNGDTLKRNVGKTAETAERVGAGVRGLERVMGRVRIAAERVGQVADAKASLAALQAAMEQRDWETAARHCARAMAVPKEVMEGPFAQVAIPSTDLPDPPTQTLADARTALLGVFRKEFDAAAIARDPVAISRFFKLFPTINCPADGLAAYSDFVLDLVARRAPPSVKASSPVYYTAALTALYESVAGLIDQHQPIVEKYYGSGNMHTVVARLLRECDRVVNGLYDGWEEERDISRKLSDARTATFQTLVPAARAKPGQLSAIDDSGPDPREIDRVLGELATMAGRWALFRRFLVDRLEDDMTPSAPPTPDGTTLLFKPTTPGPATPGFGLKLLTPANTSFQKSIEPEPEKEPELSPHKKALEIVTQTGTHVRLGTLFESTYSPLETWHLRAALDRAHVNSAPANPGSMGTAQTSTTPDDAFFILHLTLSRSLSSGSVVCVKKTVKNVREVVERDLVGIVRRRMEDCWRTPVAGKKGAGEDRVAIFVTYLNDLSMCAHHAERLAHDLAMSSSLAQGFLEDEVEEARGIVAGLSDLGGFKGVVKTGIDNLFTQLVKPRLRSLIPDVYKDVTYVLDESTYNTAEHDDAVRKRFVKGWGEVVGSYKDTLTEENYRAFFALAVEVVVRPWEKYIMGMKFTELGAIRFDRDLRAIIGHLSVGDARDKFIRLQQVSTLLNLDAEEDPDEFYTTSGIAWKLSASEARAFWSLPLPCIARSTPRDFDSGFTSKTERYDVAKQMFKQGARGRTIPSEGLYSDIYQTDEIDAQGLNKLRDLVVTTLGEITKERFTVLRSARAGYIFNSHGYTRILPRFQIILVRAVYQAELQNRCPTKYQQGTSSKALCLPAKLSLRSHEFPESRPSWAQLMAES from the exons ATGAAGCTCCTCATTTCCCTCGGCTTTATCGCGCTCTTTCCACTTGTTTCTCGCGCTCAATACACGAATAAATGCACTTTGCTGGAAGTCCGTAAGGAGTGGAGAGCTTTGACTAGAGCAGAGCGCAAAGCTTGGATTGACGCCAATAAT TGCCTGAACAAGAAGCCTAGCAATGGAAAGCTCAACCTCGAGGTCGACACAAGCAAATACAACAATCCTTTCTTTTAC ATTCCTCCTTACAACAGTAGTGGATCTTATTACGATGATCTTGTTTATGT CCACATGAATTTGAACC CTGTGATTCATTTTACTGGTCAATTTCTCCCGTGGCATCG AGTGTATTTGTTTGAACGGACGAATGCTCTGCGACAGGAATGCGGATACAAGGGTGTAGCGCCGT ATTGGG ATACGGTGGATTTTGTAGGCAGCAAGATATGGGATACCGACCCCAAGTCTGGGTTAGGAGGATTCAGCAATGACTCTTCAGA TGACTATACAATTCATGATGGAGCACTTGATATTTATCTCACATATCCATC ACCACACAAGCTTCGACGACATTATAGACCTTATCCATACAATAATCCAAGAGGCAACTACTCCAAGGTCAAGGCGACGGATACGTTTACACCAGCAGAGGTCAGAAAGCTGCTTGCGCAGCCAGAAGGAAACTTCACCAAGTTCCAATCGTATCTTGAGCGACCTGTCGGAATGCACAGCTCGATTCATGCCATGTTGGGAGG AGATATGAGTTCGAGGTGCCCCGCAGGTACCAAAGGCTCAGAGACTTGTCCTGTTCACGAGGCTGCGACGTTTTCTGCCAACGAT GTGACCTTTCATCTTCATCACGGC AACGTGGACCGCCTCTGGTGGCTATGGCAGGAGAAGAGTGATAAAAATAAATATGCATTCCATGGGGGTTCTGTTCAG AACACATCAGCGCTTGACCAGTATCCCAATGGTCAGCCTCCTTGGCTGGACAAATCGACACGTGTTCCTAATGATG AAGCACTATCCAAGTCGGAGGCCGAAGAATCCGAGCTATCCCACTCATTGGCTGAAATCATAGCAGACCGTGACCGTATTCGAACTGCCCTCGCGAGGCTTGAGAATCTCGTTCCGATGCTAGATGGGCTGGTGCAAAACGGAGACACGCTAAAGAGAAACGTAGGGAAGACTGCAGAGACTGCAGAGCGTGTTGGAGCTGGGGTTAGGGGCCTTGAGAGGGTCATGGGACGGGTTAGGATTGCAGCAGAGAGAGTGGGCCAAGTTGCGGATGCCAAG GCATCGTTAGCCGCCCTACAAGCTGCTATGGAACAACGAGACTGGGAGACCGCCGCGCGGCATTGTGCACGGGCAATGGCTGTCCCGAAAGAAGTCATGGAAGGGCCATTTGCTCAGGTCGCGATT CCATCCACAGACCTCCCCGATCCGCCAACTCAGACCCTCGCCGACGCGCGCACTGCCCTTTTAGGCGTGTTCAGGAAAGAGTTTGATGCGGCTGCAATTGCCCGAGACCCAGTAGCAATCTCGAGGTTCTTCAAGCTTTTCCCAACGATCAACTGCCCTGCAGATGGTTTGGCTGCGTATTCTGATTTTGTACTAGATTTAGTGGCGAGAAGGGCGCCACCTTCTGTTAAAG CATCCTCACCGGTATATTATACTGCCGCCCTAACTGCATTATATGAGTCTGTAGCAGGACTGATTGACCAGCACCAGCCCATTGTGGAGAAATATTATGGATCAGGGAACATGCATACCGTGGTCGCGAGACTACTCCGCGAATGTGACCGAGTGGTCAACGGGTTGTATGATGGGTGGGAGGAAGAACGGGACATTTCACGAAAG CTATCGGATGCCAGGACCGCAACATTCCAAACGCTTGTCCCTGCAGCTCGTGCAAAACCAGGCCAACTTTCGGCCATAGACGACTCAGGACCAGACCCTCGGGAAATCGATCGCGTGCTGGGTGAACTGGCGACAATGGCAGGAAGGTGGGCGCTGTTTAGACGATTTTTGGTTGACCGGTTGGAG GATGATATGACACCATCAGCGCCTCCCACCCCAGACGGCACCACTCTCCTGTTCAAACCGACAACTCCCGGTCCTGCAACCCCTGGGTTCGGACTCAAACTCCTCACTCCTGCCAATACGTCCTTTCAAAAGTCCATCGAACCCGAGCCAGAAAAAGAGCCAGAGCTATCGCCACATAAAAAAGCTCTTGAAATAGTCACGCAAACCGGAACACATGTTAGACTGGGGACCTTGTTCGAATCCACGTACTCTCCGCTGGAGACATGGCACCTACGTGCGGCTTTGGACCGGGCGCACGTGAACTCTGCGCCTGCCAACCCAGGCTCGATGGGTACTGCTCAGACGAGCACTACGCCTGACGATGCGTTCTTTATTCTACATTTGACGCTTTCTCGCTCCCTGTCCTCTGGATCGGTAGTCTGCGTCAAGAAAACCGTGAAGAACGTACGGGAAGTAGTGGAGCGCGATTTGGTTGGAATCGTTAGGCGGAGGATGGAGGACTGTTGGAGGACCCCTGTGGCTGGAAAAAAAGGTGCTGGAGAAGACAGGGTTGCCATATTTGTT ACGTATCTCAATGATCTATCTATGTGCGCGCATCATGCGGAGCGTTTAGCACACGATTTGGCAATGTCTTCTTCCCTTGCACAAGGGTTCTTGGAGGACGAAGTTGAGGAAGCACGTGGTATAGTTGCAGGACTAAGTGATTTGGGTGGGTTCAAGGGAGTTGTCAAG ACTGGGATCGATAACCTGTTCACTCAGCTTGTTAAACCACGATTACGATCCTTGATACCGGACGTATACAAGGATGTCACATATG TACTGGATGAATCGACTTATAATACCGCTGAACATGATGACGCTGTGAGGAAGAGATTCGTGAAAGGGTGGGGGGAAGTTGTCGGCTCTTACAAA GACACACTAACTGAAGAAAACTACCGTGCCTTTTTCGCTCTCGCTGTCGAAGTTGTCGTGAGGCCATGGGAAAAGTATATTATGGGAATGAAATTCACTGAA TTGGGTGCCATCCGATTCGACAGGGACCTACGGGCTATTATCGGACATCTCTCAGTTGGAGATGCCAGAGATAAATTTATCAGGCTACAACAGGTCTCTACCCTACTCAATCTCGATGCC GAGGAAGATCCTGACGAATTTTATACTACTTCCGGAATTGCATGGAAGTTGAGCGCTAGCGAGGCGAGAGCT TTTTGGTCTCTCCCGTTGCCCTGTATTGCCCGTTCAACCCCCAGAGATTTTGACTCTGGCTTCACCTCCAAGACGGAGAGATATGATGTTGCGAAGCAAATGTTCAAGCAAGGCGCCCGCGGACGTACCATCCCGAGCGAAGGTCTT TATTCGGATATCTACCAAACCGACGAGATTGACGCACAAGGACTCAACAAGCTACGGGACCTAGTTGTCACAACTCTGGGAGAAATCACAAAAGAGCGATTTACAGTTTTGCGGAGCGCCAGAGCCGGATATATTTTCAACTCACATGGGTACACACGAATTCTGCCACGGTTCCAAATCATTCTGGTCCGTGCTGTGTACCAGGCCGAACTACAAAATAGATGCCCCACGAAATATCAGCAAGGCACTAGTTCGAAAGCTTTGTGCCTTCCAGCCAAACTGAGTCTTCGGTCGCATGAGTTCCCTGAAAGCCGACCAAGCTGGGCTCAACTGATGGCCGAATCCTGA